A DNA window from Archocentrus centrarchus isolate MPI-CPG fArcCen1 chromosome 15, fArcCen1, whole genome shotgun sequence contains the following coding sequences:
- the tsnax gene encoding translin-associated protein X produces MNKRESEGCSRRNADAAQEHDLSANPPSSVVAAFKVFQQELDTKHDKYERLVKISRDVTIESKRTIFLLHRVTTVPDAEDILNEADVKLDGVRQKIGQIAEELRGEDIYQFHRAFTPGIQEYVEAVSFLHYIRHRNLISLEEINARLVFMKTEKADPKGSAEAMPLGAQVLTFQVTPSDYLLGVADLTGELMRMCISSVGNGDIDTPFQLSQFLRQIHDGFSYIGNTGPYEVSKKLHTLRQSLGKVEDACYTLRVRGSEIPKHMLADVFSSRTTLIDPEEGVV; encoded by the exons ATGAATAAGCGAGAAA GTGAGGGGTGTTCACGGAGAAATGCTGATGCAGCGCAGGAGCACGATTTAAGCGCCAACCCCCCCTCATCTGTCGTGGCTGCATTCAAAG TTTTCCAGCAGGAGCTCGACACCAAACACGACAAATATGAGCGCCTTGTTAAGATTAGTCGAGACGTCACTATTGAAAGCAAGAGAACCATATTTCTTCTGCACAGAGTGACCAC TGTACCGGATGCAGAGGACATTCTGAACGAGGCAGATGTAAAACTGGATGGAGTCCGGCAGAAGATTGGGCAGATTGCTGAAGAGCTGAGAGGCGAGGATATTTATCAGTTTCACAGAGCGTTCACACCAG GGATTCAGGAATATGTGGAAGCCGTCTCTTTCCTGCACTACATCCGCCACCGCAACCTCATCAGCCTGGAGGAGATCAACGCCAGACTGGTGTTCATGAAAACAGAGAAGGCAGATCCTAAG GGCTCAGCTGAAGCGATGCCCCTGGGCGCTCAGGTCCTGACCTTTCAGGTGACGCCGTCCGACTACCTGCTGGGCGTGGCAGACCTAACGGGAGAGCTGATGCGGATGTGCATCAGCAGCGTCGGCAATGGCGACATTGACACGCCCTTCCAGCTGAGCCAGTTCCTACGGCAGATCCACGATGGTTTCTCCTACATTGGGAACACGGGCCCGTACGAGGTGTCCAAGAAGCTGCACACGCTGCGACAGAGCTTGGGCAAAGTAGAAGACGCCTGCTACACCCTGCGCGTCCGAGGCTCAGAGATCCCCAAACACATGCTGGCAGACGTGTTCTCCAGTCGGACCACGCTCATCGACCCTGAAGAAGGAGTGGTTTAA